The Muricauda sp. SCSIO 65647 genome includes a region encoding these proteins:
- a CDS encoding GNAT family N-acetyltransferase gives MEIVVANESHFKYAQIICDTISESAKVRGTGIAQRTPEYIIKRLQNGNAVIALDGDTFAGFCYIEVWGNKDFVANSGLIVHPDYRGQGLAKKIKKRIFELSREKFPNAKIFGITTGLAVMKMNYELGYKPVTFSELTDDPDFWKGCQTCKNFDILTRTERKMCLCTGMLYDPAEKNKHPKAEKINKKTFQRLKRIKESLFLKKKEK, from the coding sequence ATGGAAATTGTTGTTGCCAACGAATCACATTTTAAATACGCCCAGATCATTTGCGATACCATTTCAGAATCGGCCAAGGTTCGAGGTACGGGTATTGCCCAACGAACCCCTGAATACATCATCAAACGATTGCAGAACGGCAATGCCGTGATCGCTTTGGATGGGGATACGTTTGCCGGTTTCTGCTATATCGAGGTTTGGGGCAATAAAGATTTTGTGGCCAATTCAGGATTGATCGTACATCCTGACTATCGCGGGCAGGGACTGGCGAAAAAAATAAAGAAACGAATTTTTGAGCTGTCTCGGGAAAAATTTCCAAACGCCAAGATCTTTGGCATCACCACTGGGTTGGCGGTCATGAAAATGAACTATGAGCTGGGTTATAAACCGGTCACTTTTTCAGAACTGACCGATGACCCCGACTTCTGGAAAGGATGCCAGACCTGCAAAAATTTCGACATTTTGACCCGAACCGAGCGCAAGATGTGCCTTTGCACGGGCATGCTGTACGACCCAGCCGAGAAAAACAAGCATCCAAAAGCTGAAAAAATAAACAAGAAGACCTTTCAACGGCTCAAAAGAATAAAGGAAAGTCTATTCCTAAAAAAGAAAGAAAAATGA
- a CDS encoding glycosyltransferase 87 family protein, with translation MYAYWKLHKIPILIALGSVLFYGVLAYDLVREDFTKLICLFAALFFLYFKLIQFEKWNLKFMVVTGILFRLVFLMAEPNLSTDFYRFVWDGELINGGINPYLYTPDELMQSSEFITQNSELLHKGMGGLSARHFSNYPPLNQLFFALAALFGGGSILGSVIAMRLTIVLADIGILYFARKLLRNLNKSTHLAFWYFLNPLVIVELTGNLHFEGVMIFFFVWAMYLLSVKKWWTAAPIYAMAIMLKLIPLLFLPFLLPFLGLKRSVLFYALTGIACVVFLLPFYSPFFIENYGETVKLWFSNFEFNAGIYNMVKYIAVNHYEAKPWELIKDYGSLVPLFTILAILLLVIFNNNHKLENVLKSMLMALTLYYFLSTTVHPWYTIFLLFLVIFTDYRFAIVWSATVVLSYFAYSNLDFKENLWLIFIEYFVVFGFLFYEIFKIENIKGLFQQKSMSE, from the coding sequence ATGTACGCTTACTGGAAACTGCATAAGATTCCCATACTCATCGCATTGGGAAGCGTGCTGTTCTATGGGGTATTGGCGTATGATTTGGTCAGGGAAGACTTCACCAAGCTCATATGCCTCTTTGCAGCTCTCTTTTTTCTATACTTCAAATTGATCCAGTTCGAGAAATGGAACCTCAAGTTCATGGTGGTGACCGGTATTCTTTTCCGTCTGGTCTTTTTGATGGCCGAACCCAACCTTTCAACAGATTTTTACCGCTTTGTATGGGATGGTGAGCTGATCAACGGCGGTATCAATCCGTACTTGTACACTCCTGATGAATTGATGCAAAGTTCAGAATTCATTACTCAGAACTCAGAATTGCTTCACAAAGGTATGGGGGGCCTGAGTGCACGACATTTTAGCAACTATCCGCCCCTGAACCAACTCTTCTTCGCACTTGCTGCCCTTTTTGGGGGCGGTAGTATATTGGGGTCGGTCATCGCCATGAGATTGACCATTGTTCTTGCCGACATTGGTATTCTCTATTTCGCCAGAAAACTCTTGAGAAACCTCAACAAATCGACCCACTTGGCCTTTTGGTATTTTTTGAACCCCCTGGTCATTGTTGAACTAACCGGCAATCTACATTTCGAGGGGGTCATGATTTTTTTCTTTGTCTGGGCCATGTACCTGTTGTCCGTTAAAAAATGGTGGACCGCTGCGCCCATTTACGCCATGGCCATTATGCTAAAACTCATACCACTGCTCTTTCTTCCTTTTTTGCTTCCCTTTTTGGGACTCAAGAGAAGTGTGCTTTTCTATGCCCTCACGGGCATTGCCTGTGTGGTTTTTCTCTTGCCCTTTTACTCCCCGTTCTTTATTGAAAACTATGGTGAAACAGTAAAGCTGTGGTTCTCGAACTTTGAGTTCAATGCCGGAATCTACAACATGGTCAAGTACATAGCCGTCAACCACTATGAAGCCAAACCATGGGAGCTGATAAAAGATTACGGAAGCCTCGTGCCATTGTTCACCATATTGGCAATATTGCTCTTGGTCATCTTCAACAACAACCACAAGCTTGAAAATGTCTTGAAGTCGATGTTGATGGCCCTTACCCTGTATTATTTTCTCTCAACTACGGTACACCCTTGGTACACGATTTTCCTCTTATTTCTGGTCATTTTCACCGATTATCGTTTTGCCATTGTTTGGTCGGCAACGGTCGTTCTGAGTTATTTTGCCTACTCAAATCTAGATTTCAAAGAAAATCTATGGCTCATTTTCATTGAATATTTTGTGGTATTTGGCTTTTTATTTTACGAAATTTTCAAAATTGAAAACATTAAAGGCCTATTTCAACAAAAATCAATGTCTGAATAG
- a CDS encoding cellulose synthase family protein has product MGLTIAYIIIAIYSIALMLIFFYSLAQLNLLVNYLGYKRRNEEAPKFNLMDPREIPYVTIQLPIYNEEYVVERLLDNIAKIEYPKSKLEIQVLDDSTDDSVIETAKKIEALQKEGLDIQHIRRENRQGFKAGALKEGLAVAKGNFIAIFDADFMPEGDWLKKTVPYFKDDEIGVVQTRWGHINRDYSTLTKIQAFALDAHFTLEQVGRNSKGHFINFNGTAGIWRKQCIIDAGNWEGDTLTEDLDLSYRAQLKNWKFKYLEDVETPAELPVVMSAARSQQFRWNKGGAENFRKTVWSVITAKNLDFKTKFHGVMHLLNSSMFLCVFLVSVLSIPMLYIKNTYGHLAWVFEITSFFIISTIILFFCYWFTYKSMQGGGFDKFVDYIKLFFTFFSVALGLSFHNTIAVLEGHLGKRSEFVRTPKFNINNLTDSWKGNKYITKKLSPNMILEFALMIYFLFGMYSAVPLNDFGLFPFHLMLFLGFGFVFFKSLTAKA; this is encoded by the coding sequence ATGGGATTAACAATCGCTTACATCATCATCGCTATTTACAGCATCGCCCTGATGTTGATCTTTTTTTACAGTCTGGCCCAGTTGAACTTGCTTGTCAACTATTTGGGCTACAAAAGACGTAACGAGGAAGCCCCAAAATTCAATCTGATGGACCCTAGGGAAATTCCCTATGTGACCATTCAGTTGCCCATCTACAATGAAGAATATGTTGTGGAGCGTTTGCTCGACAATATTGCCAAGATAGAATACCCCAAAAGCAAACTAGAAATTCAGGTACTCGATGACTCTACCGATGATTCAGTCATCGAGACTGCAAAAAAAATAGAGGCACTTCAAAAAGAGGGGCTGGACATTCAGCATATTCGTCGTGAAAACCGCCAAGGTTTCAAAGCAGGTGCCTTAAAAGAGGGGTTGGCCGTTGCCAAAGGTAATTTCATCGCCATTTTTGATGCCGACTTCATGCCCGAGGGCGATTGGTTGAAAAAAACCGTTCCTTATTTCAAAGATGACGAAATTGGTGTGGTGCAGACCCGTTGGGGGCACATCAACCGTGATTATTCCACCTTGACCAAAATTCAGGCCTTCGCGTTGGACGCACATTTTACCTTAGAGCAGGTCGGAAGAAATTCAAAGGGCCATTTTATCAATTTCAATGGCACTGCGGGTATCTGGCGAAAGCAATGCATCATCGATGCCGGTAATTGGGAAGGTGATACCCTTACCGAAGATCTGGACCTTAGCTATCGCGCCCAATTAAAGAACTGGAAATTCAAATATTTAGAAGATGTCGAGACACCGGCAGAACTGCCCGTGGTAATGAGCGCCGCACGTTCGCAGCAGTTCCGTTGGAACAAAGGTGGGGCCGAAAACTTCAGAAAAACGGTCTGGAGTGTCATTACCGCCAAAAATCTTGATTTCAAGACAAAATTCCACGGAGTGATGCACCTATTGAACAGTTCAATGTTCTTATGTGTGTTTTTGGTATCGGTTTTGAGCATCCCTATGCTCTACATCAAGAATACTTACGGCCACTTGGCGTGGGTCTTTGAGATTACCAGTTTCTTCATTATCAGCACCATTATTCTGTTCTTTTGCTATTGGTTTACCTACAAAAGCATGCAAGGGGGCGGGTTTGACAAGTTTGTCGATTATATCAAATTGTTCTTTACCTTCTTTTCGGTAGCTTTAGGATTATCATTTCATAATACGATCGCTGTACTGGAAGGCCATTTGGGCAAGCGCAGTGAATTTGTGCGTACCCCAAAATTCAATATCAACAACCTTACCGATAGCTGGAAGGGCAACAAGTACATCACCAAAAAACTTTCACCCAATATGATTTTGGAGTTTGCACTGATGATCTACTTCCTCTTTGGAATGTACAGCGCGGTGCCGTTGAATGACTTTGGACTTTTTCCTTTTCACCTCATGCTGTTCTTAGGTTTTGGCTTTGTGTTCTTTAAATCTTTGACCGCCAAGGCCTGA
- a CDS encoding glycosyltransferase family 2 protein translates to MPNIKVIIPAFNEGDSIAKVVEEIPDFVSEIIVVNNNSTDDTLEKAKKAGATVLTESQRGYGFACLKGMQYIEKQSKHPDIIVFIDGDYSDYPEEMEKVVAPIVNENIDFVIGARKKELREPGSMTPQQVFGNWLATSLMWLFFRAKYTDLGPFRAIRYEKLKELQMEDKTYGWTVEMQLKALRKKLTYKEVPVRYKKRIGVSKVSGTVKGTIFAGVKILGWIFKYSLR, encoded by the coding sequence ATGCCCAACATCAAGGTCATCATTCCCGCTTTCAACGAAGGTGATTCCATAGCCAAGGTCGTTGAAGAGATTCCTGATTTTGTTTCAGAAATCATTGTGGTGAACAACAATTCGACCGACGATACCCTTGAAAAAGCAAAAAAAGCAGGGGCCACGGTATTGACCGAAAGCCAACGTGGTTATGGTTTTGCATGTTTGAAGGGCATGCAGTACATCGAGAAACAATCCAAACACCCAGATATCATCGTATTTATCGATGGAGACTATTCCGATTATCCAGAAGAAATGGAAAAAGTGGTCGCTCCCATAGTGAACGAAAACATCGATTTTGTCATAGGGGCAAGAAAAAAAGAACTGCGAGAGCCCGGTTCGATGACCCCGCAGCAGGTCTTTGGCAATTGGCTCGCCACTTCTTTGATGTGGCTGTTCTTTAGAGCAAAATATACCGATCTAGGCCCGTTTAGGGCCATCAGGTACGAAAAACTCAAAGAACTGCAGATGGAAGACAAAACCTATGGATGGACCGTCGAAATGCAGCTGAAGGCGCTACGTAAAAAACTGACCTACAAAGAGGTGCCCGTTCGATACAAAAAAAGAATTGGGGTGTCAAAGGTGTCAGGTACGGTAAAAGGTACTATATTTGCAGGCGTAAAAATTTTGGGTTGGATTTTCAAATATAGCTTAAGGTAA
- a CDS encoding 4Fe-4S dicluster domain-containing protein, with amino-acid sequence MSTYDRSMALTGQPPVTLSRNQKLATLIGMFGLAIVLLAAFNVSFPNKALWLSISLASILGGTIWFSSDAYLHKQPGIKNDGVWFKSISSQGFWGWIAGIALTGFYIILYFYPEYLGLVSGGDNKGVIGLFDPLSKALSGNPASQWFVYGTLYTVAILAFGIKFLWKYRHNQYERIRTFSVMFFQTAFAFIIPELMARLNGSSLLNGGSLPYYDLKNMWPLNYYNFEGYRIKGFLSSGDIGFAMLIFGIATIFIISPILTYRFGKRWYCSWVCGCGGLAETAGDPFRHLSDKSMKAWRIERWVVHSVVVFVTLMTTAVIYSYLGTDTSKYWLTKSTFLIGVAVLLTLVFGWVMLFKRKQLQKDAQYGAIGYFIIIMALIGMHFLSGDGNVFLFKSETLRKSYSFLIGSIFSGVIGTGFYPIFGNRVWCRFGCPMAAILGFQQRLFSRFRITTNGGQCISCGNCSTYCEMGIDVRAYAQKGENIVRSSCVGCGICSAVCPRGVLKLENGPLKGRIDSNQVLLGNDVDLMQLVNKK; translated from the coding sequence ATGAGCACTTACGATAGAAGTATGGCACTGACCGGTCAACCTCCGGTTACCCTAAGCAGAAATCAAAAATTGGCGACCCTTATCGGAATGTTCGGATTGGCCATCGTTCTCTTGGCCGCATTCAATGTAAGTTTTCCAAACAAGGCACTTTGGCTTTCCATATCATTGGCAAGTATTCTGGGCGGAACCATATGGTTTTCGAGTGATGCCTATTTGCACAAACAGCCGGGCATAAAAAATGACGGCGTTTGGTTCAAGTCCATTTCAAGCCAAGGTTTTTGGGGTTGGATCGCCGGTATTGCCCTCACGGGATTCTACATCATTCTTTATTTCTACCCTGAATATTTGGGTTTGGTGAGTGGTGGCGACAACAAAGGCGTAATCGGTCTGTTCGATCCATTGAGCAAGGCCTTGAGCGGAAATCCCGCCAGTCAATGGTTCGTGTACGGCACACTGTATACCGTTGCGATTTTGGCATTTGGAATCAAGTTCTTATGGAAATACCGCCATAACCAATATGAAAGAATCAGAACTTTTAGTGTCATGTTCTTTCAAACGGCCTTTGCCTTTATTATTCCCGAATTGATGGCCCGTTTGAACGGAAGTTCCCTGTTAAACGGAGGGAGCTTACCCTATTATGACCTAAAAAACATGTGGCCGTTGAACTATTATAATTTTGAAGGCTACCGAATCAAAGGTTTTTTGAGCTCTGGTGATATTGGTTTCGCCATGTTGATTTTTGGTATCGCCACCATTTTTATCATCAGTCCGATCCTGACCTATCGCTTCGGTAAGCGATGGTATTGTTCATGGGTATGTGGCTGTGGTGGCCTGGCCGAAACGGCTGGTGATCCTTTTAGACACCTGAGCGACAAATCGATGAAAGCTTGGAGAATTGAGCGTTGGGTAGTACACAGTGTCGTGGTATTCGTGACGCTCATGACCACGGCGGTCATTTATTCGTACCTAGGCACTGACACCAGTAAATATTGGTTGACAAAAAGTACCTTTCTAATTGGGGTGGCCGTACTGCTTACCTTGGTCTTTGGATGGGTGATGCTTTTCAAGAGAAAACAATTACAGAAAGATGCACAATATGGTGCCATCGGCTATTTTATCATTATCATGGCATTGATCGGCATGCACTTTTTGAGTGGTGATGGCAATGTGTTTCTCTTCAAATCGGAAACGCTGCGCAAATCTTATTCTTTTCTGATAGGAAGCATTTTTTCTGGGGTCATCGGCACAGGGTTCTATCCGATATTCGGCAATCGGGTTTGGTGTCGCTTTGGGTGCCCTATGGCAGCTATACTGGGTTTTCAACAACGTTTGTTTTCTCGATTTAGAATAACCACCAATGGCGGGCAATGTATTTCATGCGGCAATTGTTCGACCTACTGTGAAATGGGCATCGATGTGAGGGCCTATGCACAAAAAGGCGAAAATATCGTGCGTTCGAGCTGTGTTGGCTGTGGCATTTGCTCGGCCGTTTGCCCCAGGGGCGTTCTGAAACTTGAAAACGGGCCCTTGAAGGGGCGAATCGACAGTAACCAAGTACTATTGGGCAATGATGTGGATTTGATGCAATTGGTGAACAAAAAATAA
- a CDS encoding NAD(P)/FAD-dependent oxidoreductase: MEHIVIIGNGIAGVTAARHIRKHSDKRIIIISAETDHFFSRTALMYVYMGHMKFEHIKPYEDWFWEKNSIELVRGYVTEVDTENKKLLVDNTKSFHYDKLIIATGSKSNKFGWPGQDLHGVQGLYSKQDLDLLEVNAPNKEKCKRAVIVGGGLIGIELAEMLHSRGIPVTFLVRESSFWNGVLPEGESQMINEHIREHHIDLRLGTNLKEIVSDENNRVKAVIIQETGEELSCDFVGLTAGVSPNVDFLKDSGIELGRGVKVNRFLETNIKDVYAIGDCAEQHEAIGNRRPIEAVWYTGRMMGETVAQTICGNRIEYKPGHWFNSAKFFDIEYQTYGWVFGARGRKEYEEQFHWRHDTDKVCITVAFRRDNNLFLGINTFGIRMRHEIFDRWLTEERDVDYVMSHLADANFDPEFYKQHEAGIVSKYNSDFEKSITTKKKNIKRIFQLN; the protein is encoded by the coding sequence ATGGAGCACATCGTTATCATCGGAAATGGTATTGCAGGGGTTACGGCCGCACGCCATATTCGAAAACATTCCGACAAAAGGATCATCATCATTTCTGCCGAGACCGACCATTTTTTTTCTAGAACGGCACTCATGTACGTATACATGGGCCACATGAAGTTCGAGCATATCAAACCCTATGAAGACTGGTTTTGGGAAAAGAACAGCATCGAACTTGTTCGTGGTTATGTGACAGAGGTGGATACTGAAAACAAAAAACTTTTGGTCGATAACACTAAAAGTTTCCATTATGACAAATTGATTATTGCGACCGGTTCAAAGTCAAATAAATTTGGATGGCCTGGACAGGATTTACATGGTGTGCAAGGACTCTATTCAAAACAAGACCTGGACCTTTTGGAAGTAAATGCGCCCAACAAAGAAAAATGTAAACGTGCCGTCATCGTTGGAGGCGGGTTGATAGGCATTGAACTTGCCGAAATGCTGCACAGTCGTGGCATTCCGGTCACCTTTTTGGTGCGGGAAAGCAGTTTTTGGAACGGTGTCTTGCCAGAGGGCGAGTCACAGATGATCAACGAGCACATTCGCGAGCATCATATCGACTTGCGATTGGGTACGAACCTAAAAGAAATTGTCTCGGATGAGAATAATCGTGTCAAGGCAGTGATCATTCAAGAAACAGGCGAAGAACTGTCCTGTGACTTTGTGGGGCTGACCGCTGGAGTGTCGCCAAATGTGGATTTTCTAAAAGATTCCGGTATCGAATTGGGCCGCGGGGTCAAAGTCAATCGTTTTTTGGAGACCAATATAAAAGATGTATATGCCATCGGTGACTGTGCCGAACAGCACGAGGCCATTGGCAACAGAAGACCCATTGAGGCAGTTTGGTATACGGGTCGTATGATGGGCGAAACGGTGGCCCAGACCATTTGTGGCAATCGAATCGAATACAAGCCGGGGCACTGGTTCAACTCGGCAAAGTTTTTCGATATCGAATACCAGACCTATGGTTGGGTCTTTGGAGCCAGGGGAAGAAAAGAATATGAAGAACAATTTCATTGGAGACATGACACCGATAAGGTTTGTATAACTGTTGCATTCCGTAGAGACAACAATCTGTTTTTGGGCATCAACACATTCGGAATCCGTATGCGGCATGAAATCTTTGATCGCTGGCTGACCGAAGAACGCGATGTTGACTATGTCATGTCACATTTGGCCGATGCAAACTTTGACCCAGAGTTCTACAAACAGCATGAGGCAGGTATCGTGTCAAAATACAATTCAGACTTCGAAAAATCCATTACAACAAAGAAGAAAAACATCAAAAGAATATTTCAACTCAACTGA
- a CDS encoding DUF547 domain-containing protein, producing MIAKKVLATMIILVFFQVGIAQSTTEFFSRTDAFLKMHVKNGRVDYEAIKGNLGDLDETLRSAQDISVSKNDSNTYQAFWINAYNLLVIKEVAKNYPVKSPLDISGIFDTTEHKIGGENITLNDIENRLLRGNFSNEARFHFVLVCAGLGCPPIISEAYLPDELEGQLQRQTVLALNNPDFIQVKNDKVLLSQIFDWYKEDFITDGKTAIDFINQFRKEKIDPDKRIGHYSYDWRLNDLN from the coding sequence ATGATTGCAAAAAAGGTGCTGGCCACGATGATCATATTGGTTTTTTTCCAGGTTGGAATTGCCCAAAGCACAACCGAATTTTTCTCAAGAACAGATGCTTTTTTGAAAATGCATGTGAAAAACGGAAGGGTCGATTATGAGGCCATAAAAGGTAATCTGGGCGATTTGGATGAAACCTTGCGATCGGCACAAGATATTTCAGTCTCAAAAAATGATTCAAACACCTATCAGGCTTTTTGGATCAATGCCTACAATCTTTTGGTGATCAAAGAAGTGGCCAAAAATTATCCGGTAAAGTCCCCATTGGATATCAGCGGCATTTTCGATACGACAGAACATAAGATCGGTGGTGAGAACATTACTTTGAATGATATCGAAAACCGTTTGTTGAGGGGTAATTTTTCAAATGAGGCGCGATTTCATTTTGTATTGGTCTGTGCTGGGTTGGGATGCCCACCCATCATAAGCGAAGCATATCTTCCCGACGAATTGGAGGGCCAACTGCAACGACAGACAGTGCTAGCCCTCAACAATCCAGATTTTATCCAGGTAAAGAATGACAAGGTGCTCCTTTCGCAAATCTTTGATTGGTACAAAGAGGATTTCATTACGGACGGAAAGACAGCAATCGACTTTATCAACCAATTCAGAAAAGAAAAAATAGACCCTGACAAGCGTATTGGGCACTATAGCTATGATTGGCGTTTGAACGACTTAAATTAA
- a CDS encoding glycoside hydrolase family 113, producing MKNLWLLLLWLLQLSCSSQIQEKINGVSFVGSREKVDQTHIDPVVAVNANYAAVMPFGFVRSLSSPNVIFDTDRQWYGETRAGAKQYIELLQKNGIKIMLKPQIWVWRGEFTGDMVMQSETDWKMLEETYRKFIITYAELAEETKAEVFCIGTELEEFVKYRPDYWKQLIAQVREVYKGKITYAANWDEYPRTPFWEQLDFIGIDAYFPLSESENPTPEELQIGWGKWKVSMMTFSEEKERPILFTEFGYRSMDYTAHKPWLVDHNKEQVNLEAQADALRVIFEEFWSEDWFAGGFVWKWFIHHDRSGGASDNRFTPQNKPAEEVIRSFYQNL from the coding sequence GTGAAAAATCTTTGGCTTCTTCTTTTATGGCTTTTGCAGCTGAGCTGTAGCAGCCAAATTCAAGAGAAAATCAATGGGGTAAGTTTTGTAGGCTCAAGAGAAAAGGTCGATCAAACCCATATAGATCCCGTGGTGGCCGTAAATGCCAACTATGCCGCCGTGATGCCGTTCGGTTTTGTTCGCAGTCTCAGTTCACCGAATGTAATTTTCGATACGGACCGCCAATGGTACGGAGAGACACGGGCAGGTGCCAAACAATATATTGAACTTTTGCAGAAGAATGGAATAAAAATCATGCTCAAACCACAAATATGGGTTTGGAGGGGCGAGTTCACCGGTGATATGGTGATGCAATCTGAAACGGATTGGAAGATGCTGGAGGAGACGTATCGCAAATTTATTATCACATATGCCGAATTGGCCGAAGAAACAAAGGCCGAAGTATTCTGTATTGGTACAGAGCTGGAAGAATTCGTGAAGTACCGCCCTGATTATTGGAAGCAACTTATAGCCCAGGTTCGGGAAGTGTACAAAGGAAAGATAACGTATGCCGCCAATTGGGATGAGTACCCCAGAACCCCTTTTTGGGAACAATTGGACTTTATAGGCATCGATGCTTATTTTCCGCTGTCGGAAAGTGAAAACCCTACCCCAGAAGAACTACAGATCGGCTGGGGAAAATGGAAGGTTTCAATGATGACCTTTTCAGAAGAAAAGGAAAGACCCATACTTTTTACTGAATTTGGGTATCGCAGTATGGACTATACGGCCCATAAGCCTTGGTTGGTAGATCATAACAAAGAGCAGGTCAATCTTGAGGCACAGGCCGATGCTTTAAGGGTCATTTTCGAAGAGTTCTGGTCAGAAGATTGGTTTGCAGGTGGGTTTGTGTGGAAATGGTTCATTCACCATGACAGGTCAGGTGGGGCAAGTGATAATCGGTTTACCCCTCAGAACAAACCGGCAGAAGAGGTCATCAGGTCGTTTTACCAGAACTTATAA